In the genome of Triticum urartu cultivar G1812 chromosome 5, Tu2.1, whole genome shotgun sequence, one region contains:
- the LOC125556531 gene encoding cortical cell-delineating protein-like, producing the protein MALTKVALFLALNLGLIAIVHGNPPMVPTPPLVPTPPIAPTPSNGGSCPINPLKITVCSNVLLLLKLRINVLETEQCCPLLSGLADLDAAVCVCTAIKANLLGLIDVDIPVDLTLLLNHCNKTYPSSFTCSP; encoded by the coding sequence ATGGCACTAACAAAAGTTGCTCTCTTCCTTGCCCTCAACCTTGGTCTCATTGCTATTGTGCATGGTAACCCTCCAATGGTTCCTACACCACCTTTGGTGCCTACCCCACCTATTGCACCGACACCATCGAATGGTGGTTCCTGCCCAATCAACCCACTAAAGATAACTGTGTGCAGCAATGTATTGTTGCTACTCAAGCTCCGGATCAACGTGCTGGAGACCGAGCAATGTTGCCCACTGCTTAGTGGGTTGGCTGATCTAGATGCCGCTGTCTGTGTTTGCACTGCCATCAAGGCCAACCTCCTTGGCCTCATCGACGTCGACATTCCCGTCGACCTGACCCTCCTACTCAACCATTGTAACAAGACATATCCCTCTAGTTTCACCTGCTCGCCATGA